A single genomic interval of Nostoc commune NIES-4072 harbors:
- a CDS encoding helix-turn-helix domain-containing protein has product MNNFASAMLGQISTPVNILKEFLEIFNRRHKCKAAILSWLDGKHYYGIEWVRTTFEELGNILGYCRETISKHVKELVADKLIKERPAELFPKDTANVYKLNPNWLPPIEFDKSEWAALSKLLGFWKHLDMLPKVLFFERCEKIDIDRPINEPINANNPPTLETNLKLFKNNNTVVGEKNVVVEEPEPDWESIVAATNTWEQNQISHSVEDLEEISSTNEIDSNEDLLPAPEIKPTSNQNKPTKDEIRETCTELKRLRINPDPCLGVIKKYWGNVAGAIARVREAVAEGWCSNPTGLFINSCKSGAKGKNTMPSELTNWLDWAYKKRLIIGFYQGLVYTSGGGGNDGNAIRLEEMMRRYPIGEP; this is encoded by the coding sequence ATGAATAATTTTGCTTCTGCAATGCTGGGGCAGATTAGCACTCCAGTTAACATCCTCAAAGAATTCCTTGAGATTTTTAACCGTCGCCATAAGTGCAAAGCAGCAATACTTTCCTGGCTTGACGGCAAACACTACTACGGTATTGAGTGGGTAAGAACCACCTTTGAAGAACTTGGCAACATCTTAGGCTACTGCCGAGAAACAATCAGTAAGCACGTAAAAGAATTGGTAGCAGACAAATTAATTAAGGAACGACCAGCAGAACTTTTTCCGAAAGACACAGCCAATGTTTACAAATTAAATCCCAACTGGCTACCACCAATAGAATTTGATAAATCCGAATGGGCTGCTTTATCAAAACTGCTTGGCTTCTGGAAACATTTGGATATGCTGCCAAAAGTGCTGTTTTTTGAACGATGCGAAAAAATTGACATAGATAGGCCAATTAATGAGCCTATCAATGCGAATAATCCGCCAACATTAGAAACTAACTTAAAACTTTTTAAAAACAACAACACTGTTGTTGGCGAAAAAAATGTTGTGGTGGAAGAACCGGAGCCAGACTGGGAATCCATCGTTGCTGCAACCAATACTTGGGAGCAAAACCAGATTTCTCACTCCGTTGAAGACTTAGAAGAAATCTCTTCAACTAACGAGATAGACTCTAATGAGGATTTACTTCCCGCGCCGGAAATCAAGCCTACTTCAAATCAAAATAAGCCCACAAAGGATGAAATCAGGGAGACTTGCACCGAGTTGAAAAGGCTGCGGATTAATCCAGATCCATGCTTGGGGGTGATTAAGAAATATTGGGGGAATGTGGCAGGTGCGATCGCTCGTGTCAGGGAAGCTGTCGCCGAGGGTTGGTGCAGCAATCCTACGGGATTATTCATCAACAGTTGCAAGAGTGGGGCTAAGGGCAAAAATACAATGCCATCCGAACTGACCAATTGGCTTGATTGGGCTTACAAAAAAAGGTTGATTATAGGCTTTTATCAGGGATTGGTCTATACGTCAGGTGGGGGGGGAAATGATGGAAACGCTATACGGCTTGAGGAAATGATGCGACGCTACCCAATAGGAGAACCATGA